From a region of the Arenicella xantha genome:
- a CDS encoding phytanoyl-CoA dioxygenase family protein, producing the protein MTLTDQQRREWDEQGFLLLKGFYSDSRIDQINSLIDSLWRGRRKLGAEYVIDIFVETANEKRVYFADAPKSARFAPYKLNDLFLSQPEIRKLIVGDELAPLLKGLLAGTPMVCNTLNFEFGSQQDYHFDTFYMPSPTPNKMVASWIALEDSTQYNGPLSYYPGSHKIPPYQFSSGSTIVVEDELPAFREYIYDEIEKRGLQAETLLAERGDVLIWHSQLFHGGSEITDKSKTRKSLVTHYFTNEDFPDQSPPKVGEHGGYMQRPAQPVGYPFEPKNWIQRTFG; encoded by the coding sequence ATGACACTCACAGATCAACAACGTCGCGAATGGGACGAGCAAGGCTTTCTGCTGCTAAAAGGGTTCTATTCAGACTCTAGGATTGACCAAATCAACAGCTTAATTGATAGCCTTTGGCGCGGTCGACGCAAACTGGGCGCAGAATATGTTATCGATATTTTCGTCGAAACCGCGAATGAAAAACGGGTGTATTTTGCTGATGCACCAAAGAGCGCACGATTTGCTCCATACAAGTTAAACGACCTTTTTCTTAGTCAACCAGAGATTCGTAAACTGATCGTCGGTGATGAACTCGCACCTTTACTTAAGGGCCTTCTAGCCGGCACACCGATGGTGTGCAATACACTCAATTTTGAATTCGGCTCGCAGCAAGACTATCATTTTGACACGTTCTATATGCCGTCTCCAACGCCCAACAAAATGGTCGCATCATGGATCGCTCTCGAAGATAGCACACAATATAACGGCCCACTGAGCTACTACCCCGGCAGCCATAAAATTCCGCCTTATCAATTCTCTAGTGGCTCAACTATTGTGGTAGAAGACGAGCTACCAGCATTTCGGGAATACATTTACGATGAAATCGAAAAGCGTGGATTGCAAGCCGAAACCTTATTAGCCGAACGCGGTGACGTGCTGATATGGCACTCGCAATTATTCCATGGTGGCAGCGAGATCACCGATAAAAGCAAAACTCGAAAATCACTGGTAACGCATTATTTTACTAACGAAGATTTTCCTGACCAATCTCCGCCCAAAGTAGGCGAACACGGTGGCTACATGCAACGCCCCGCACAACCAGTTGGTTATCCGTTCGAACCAAAAAATTGGATTCAACGCACCTTCGGCTAA
- a CDS encoding glycosyltransferase, with amino-acid sequence MPDQSKLLELNSTLGLKSGIYQNTEALFRDSTLSNYLQIAISDMFDKVDDKSLFSLDIETQSNTDELRSALSLSQFRFLQAFDLNRVNRVLDLSEDFGGVAHYIADNVGQVDSVKVDSDLARISARRCANKPNVAHISEDLSKLNFPAKHYDLIIIGQLEALAIEDAQFDELLSKLQKSLSPTGVLIANVINSNRFAKWFDPAVQVNDSELAYADLYAPSNAPQTLKELSRKQLRDRLLSADFSAIDIHANFSKGTDCRSLFSEDYLTSSVNGLNHFYRLGSIENPSVNEYLLYKNLVGQKRNLTDLANRYLVIAGASTAHTRELYDNDFSHFPGTGRQAKWRTLTSRARSSTEVIKTALYPDSRDATSSLVQQNLAPQPFYKGKLLVDDWLQALLDDDHLAFEGYVREYTDWLDSLAKTDDFTNIAYDLLPFNLVLNTRGARAFNPIDTEWQINTEFSADFVLFRALFWFAFENKPLLQAYATSNDIYSLGTFIVRYMPNAYQVDDLAPFVELEERIQADIDKQFRANAVSNALLQTFDGDTPEVDDTLSLEAVWGNQQGAVNDAFTQSTKWLKESTTHQSLSLTLSQFDSNYPILRLDPMATNGAFIVHSATLIDEQKSTLWSLPSPDDIASAATLHGVTFSDGVFTALNQDPYLCFDLSDVVKADSTPTLALEIEWLWDAHYSSVLNTLSQAVSDQGAAMGRQSQRLDQYRAEIEYQAQRIEDLLGHRVDLTKMVKDEELRAQRTQARMQGEIKHLNHMLHAQHVRNEELHGYLLMRPTTRAKRIARRWLNRLTGKPMVAVQPAPEAIKPAQDSSPLPRGELIGQNTEDYGLWVRENTLSEQQIESAKAEIEAMAIKPVFSILVPIYNTDPEYLLPMIESVRRQIYPHWQLCLVDDCSPKTYLKQILKHESLQDERISIQLNDTNQGISVTTNDALAMANGDYIALLDHDDEISIDALYENAKVINNNPDVGLIYSDEDKMDMQGNRLEPYFKPDFSPDLLHTNNYVCHFTVIKKAIADEIGGFREGLDGSQDHDIILRAANASKQIVHIPKILYHWRKIPGSTAVVYDAKSYAWEAGRKAVEDILQKQENGVRVEFGSLKGTYRVHRDIQDEPLVSIIVPFKDRPELLDACLNSILNRTSYTNFEIVGVSNSSSEPRTFERMQAFSDADSRVRFVEKNIPFNFSAICNYGVEQAQGNYIVLLNNDIEIISPDWIERMLEHAQRETVGAVGAKLLYPDGRIQHAGVVAGMVGAAGHPHKFFPDNHIGYHGRLHMVYNVSAVTGAMLMVSKKHYHEVGGLDEQGLAVAYNDIDFCLKLLGKGYYNVFTPHAKATHHESISRGYEDTDEKMQRLLTEQRVFLDRWSDFLEAGDPYYNPNLSLKNERFSLRFKD; translated from the coding sequence ATGCCTGATCAATCTAAACTTCTCGAATTGAACTCAACCTTGGGTTTAAAGAGCGGCATCTACCAAAACACAGAAGCGCTCTTTCGCGACTCGACATTATCGAACTATCTGCAGATAGCTATCTCCGATATGTTCGATAAAGTAGATGACAAATCATTGTTCTCACTCGACATCGAAACACAGTCGAATACCGACGAATTGCGCTCGGCCTTGTCGTTAAGCCAATTTAGGTTTCTGCAAGCATTTGACCTAAATCGAGTAAATCGTGTGCTCGACTTATCCGAGGATTTCGGCGGTGTCGCGCACTATATTGCTGACAATGTTGGCCAGGTAGACTCCGTCAAGGTCGACTCAGATCTCGCACGCATTTCGGCAAGGCGCTGTGCCAACAAACCAAACGTAGCGCATATTTCGGAGGACTTAAGCAAGCTTAACTTCCCAGCCAAGCATTACGACTTAATTATTATCGGGCAGTTAGAGGCCCTTGCTATAGAAGATGCACAGTTTGATGAGCTCCTGAGTAAACTGCAGAAATCCTTAAGCCCGACCGGCGTATTGATAGCCAACGTCATCAATAGCAATCGATTCGCTAAATGGTTTGACCCTGCCGTTCAAGTCAACGACAGCGAGCTCGCCTATGCAGACCTATACGCTCCGAGCAATGCACCACAAACCTTGAAAGAACTATCGCGCAAACAATTACGTGATCGGTTGTTGTCAGCCGATTTTTCGGCGATTGATATACACGCAAACTTTTCAAAAGGTACTGATTGCCGGTCGCTATTTTCTGAAGACTATTTAACTTCATCAGTGAACGGGTTAAATCACTTTTATCGACTCGGCTCAATCGAAAACCCCAGCGTCAACGAATACCTGTTGTACAAAAATTTAGTAGGTCAAAAGCGCAACCTGACCGACCTAGCCAACCGCTATTTGGTAATCGCTGGCGCCAGCACAGCACACACGCGCGAGCTTTACGATAATGATTTCAGTCATTTTCCAGGCACCGGCAGACAAGCCAAATGGCGCACATTAACTAGTCGGGCTCGCAGCTCAACAGAAGTAATAAAGACCGCGTTATACCCAGATTCCCGAGATGCCACATCATCGTTAGTACAGCAAAACTTGGCGCCTCAACCGTTTTATAAAGGCAAGTTATTAGTCGACGATTGGCTACAAGCATTACTGGATGACGATCACCTTGCATTTGAAGGCTACGTCCGCGAATACACCGACTGGCTAGACTCGCTGGCAAAAACTGACGACTTCACAAACATCGCCTACGACTTATTGCCCTTCAATTTAGTATTGAATACCCGTGGCGCGCGAGCCTTTAACCCAATCGATACCGAGTGGCAGATTAACACCGAGTTTTCCGCTGATTTCGTGTTGTTCCGCGCGCTCTTTTGGTTTGCCTTCGAAAACAAACCACTGCTACAAGCCTACGCTACTAGCAACGATATCTATTCATTGGGAACGTTTATAGTTCGCTACATGCCAAACGCTTATCAAGTCGATGATTTGGCACCTTTTGTTGAGCTCGAAGAGCGCATCCAAGCCGACATTGATAAGCAGTTTCGCGCTAATGCCGTTTCAAATGCACTATTGCAAACCTTTGACGGCGACACACCCGAAGTCGATGACACGCTTAGTCTAGAGGCCGTTTGGGGCAATCAACAAGGCGCCGTAAACGATGCGTTCACACAATCTACAAAATGGCTTAAAGAATCAACAACACACCAATCACTCAGCCTGACTCTGAGCCAGTTTGATTCGAACTACCCGATATTACGTCTTGACCCAATGGCAACTAACGGCGCATTTATTGTGCACAGCGCCACTCTCATTGACGAACAAAAAAGTACGTTGTGGTCACTCCCCTCGCCGGACGATATTGCCAGTGCCGCAACATTGCATGGCGTAACATTCTCCGACGGAGTTTTTACCGCGCTAAATCAGGACCCCTATCTCTGCTTTGACCTCTCTGACGTAGTTAAAGCGGACAGCACTCCAACGCTAGCACTCGAGATTGAGTGGCTTTGGGATGCTCACTACAGTTCGGTGCTAAATACCTTAAGTCAAGCGGTAAGCGATCAAGGCGCGGCTATGGGGCGTCAATCGCAGCGACTTGACCAGTACCGCGCGGAGATCGAGTATCAGGCGCAACGCATTGAAGACTTGCTTGGGCATCGCGTCGACCTAACTAAAATGGTTAAAGACGAAGAACTGCGCGCGCAACGAACACAAGCTCGCATGCAAGGTGAGATTAAGCATCTAAACCACATGTTACACGCGCAGCACGTCAGAAATGAGGAGTTACACGGCTATTTATTAATGCGGCCAACCACACGCGCTAAGCGCATTGCCCGTCGTTGGTTAAACCGACTAACGGGCAAACCGATGGTTGCCGTTCAACCCGCACCTGAGGCGATTAAGCCTGCTCAAGATTCATCGCCGCTCCCGCGCGGTGAGTTAATTGGCCAAAACACCGAAGACTATGGACTTTGGGTTCGTGAAAACACTTTGAGTGAGCAACAGATTGAATCCGCGAAGGCGGAAATAGAGGCCATGGCAATCAAGCCAGTATTCTCTATTTTGGTGCCCATTTATAATACTGACCCAGAGTACCTGCTGCCGATGATTGAGTCGGTGCGTCGCCAAATCTACCCGCATTGGCAACTGTGTTTGGTTGACGATTGCTCGCCAAAGACTTACCTCAAGCAAATCTTGAAGCACGAGTCGCTACAAGATGAGCGAATTTCAATTCAACTAAACGATACTAACCAAGGCATTTCAGTCACCACCAACGATGCCCTAGCGATGGCAAACGGTGACTATATCGCGTTATTGGATCATGATGATGAAATCAGTATTGACGCTTTGTATGAAAATGCCAAGGTAATCAATAATAATCCTGATGTTGGTCTTATCTATAGCGATGAAGACAAGATGGACATGCAAGGGAATCGTCTTGAGCCCTACTTTAAGCCTGATTTCTCGCCAGACCTACTGCATACGAACAATTATGTTTGTCACTTCACGGTAATCAAAAAAGCGATTGCCGATGAAATTGGCGGGTTTCGTGAGGGCTTAGATGGGTCACAAGATCACGACATTATCTTGCGCGCAGCCAACGCCTCAAAACAGATCGTGCATATTCCTAAGATTTTGTATCACTGGCGAAAGATCCCGGGTTCTACCGCCGTCGTCTATGACGCAAAATCTTATGCCTGGGAAGCCGGACGCAAGGCCGTTGAAGATATCCTGCAGAAGCAAGAAAACGGAGTCCGTGTCGAGTTTGGCTCTTTAAAAGGCACCTACCGAGTTCACCGTGATATTCAAGATGAGCCACTAGTAAGTATTATTGTGCCGTTCAAGGATCGGCCAGAACTGTTAGACGCATGCCTAAACTCGATTCTGAACCGAACTAGCTATACTAACTTTGAAATTGTTGGGGTTAGTAATAGTAGCTCAGAACCACGGACCTTTGAGCGCATGCAAGCGTTCTCAGATGCAGATTCGCGCGTTCGATTTGTCGAAAAAAACATCCCTTTCAACTTCTCAGCAATCTGCAATTATGGCGTTGAGCAAGCTCAAGGTAATTACATTGTCTTACTTAACAACGACATCGAAATCATTAGCCCAGATTGGATTGAGCGCATGCTAGAACATGCACAACGCGAAACAGTTGGCGCCGTTGGCGCTAAGCTATTATATCCAGATGGGCGCATTCAGCACGCTGGCGTGGTGGCGGGCATGGTCGGCGCAGCCGGACATCCGCATAAGTTTTTCCCCGACAACCACATTGGTTATCATGGCCGTTTACACATGGTTTACAATGTCAGCGCTGTCACTGGCGCAATGTTGATGGTAAGCAAGAAGCATTACCACGAGGTCGGCGGCTTAGATGAACAAGGCCTAGCGGTAGCCTATAACGATATAGACTTTTGTTTGAAACTGCTCGGCAAAGGCTATTACAACGTGTTTACCCCACATGCCAAAGCAACACACCACGAATCAATCAGTCGTGGTTATGAAGACACAGACGAAAAAATGCAACGACTGCTCACTGAGCAGCGCGTATTTCTGGATCGCTGGTCAGACTTTCTTGAGGCGGGGGATCCGTACTATAATCCAAACTTAAGTTTGAAGAATGAACGTTTTTCACTGCGGTTTAAGGACTAA
- a CDS encoding alpha/beta fold hydrolase, translated as MKIVRISVFTLVLLLIATVALLWTPDTTREQMTNLYANSASRFVDLPSGDRIHYRDQGLRAGPTLLMIHGTSASLHTWEPLIEQLQDRFRLISLDLPGHGLTGANQARDYSPAAMIDAVWSVMDHLQVPDAVLVGNSLGGRIAWQAALSDSSRVKSLVLLAPSGAPRTTQSQSNIGFKLLASSFGQALMKRITPRFIIERSLQQSVYEPSLISPDMVDRYWQLLRMNGNRQAMIDLARQPRDHKKWRELKGVSIPALIIWGQDDGVLPIEMAATFEHELPEVSVVRLDNVGHLPMEEAVSRVAHEIGLFCTANSC; from the coding sequence ATGAAAATTGTTCGCATCAGTGTCTTTACTCTCGTCCTACTTTTAATTGCAACAGTGGCTCTACTGTGGACCCCTGACACAACTCGTGAGCAGATGACAAACCTCTATGCCAATTCAGCCTCACGCTTTGTCGATTTACCGAGCGGGGACAGAATTCATTATCGAGATCAAGGTTTGCGCGCCGGGCCCACATTGCTAATGATTCACGGAACGAGTGCGTCGTTACATACTTGGGAGCCATTAATTGAACAACTGCAAGATCGATTTAGGTTGATATCGCTTGATCTGCCTGGGCATGGGCTGACCGGCGCCAACCAAGCGCGCGATTACTCTCCAGCCGCGATGATCGATGCTGTGTGGTCGGTAATGGATCATCTGCAGGTGCCTGACGCTGTACTGGTGGGGAACTCATTAGGTGGAAGGATTGCATGGCAAGCTGCATTGTCTGATTCGAGTCGGGTTAAGTCGCTAGTTCTACTCGCGCCATCCGGCGCGCCTAGGACTACGCAGTCACAGTCGAATATCGGTTTTAAACTGTTAGCTAGCAGCTTTGGCCAAGCGCTCATGAAGAGAATTACACCGCGCTTTATCATCGAGCGTTCATTGCAACAATCCGTTTATGAGCCCAGTCTAATTAGCCCAGATATGGTTGACCGGTATTGGCAGCTATTGCGAATGAACGGGAATCGGCAGGCTATGATTGACTTAGCGAGACAACCAAGAGATCACAAAAAGTGGCGAGAGTTAAAAGGTGTGTCGATACCTGCATTAATAATTTGGGGGCAAGACGACGGTGTTTTACCCATTGAAATGGCCGCTACCTTTGAACATGAGCTGCCTGAGGTGTCGGTTGTACGTTTAGATAATGTAGGTCATTTGCCGATGGAGGAGGCAGTTTCGCGAGTCGCTCATGAGATTGGTCTTTTTTGTACGGCAAATTCCTGTTAA
- the lpdA gene encoding dihydrolipoyl dehydrogenase, translated as MTNTIEIKVPDLGGAADVEVIEILVADGDTVEIEDSLITVESDKASMDVPASAAGKIISVKVAVGDRVNEGDVIASVESSDAPVEEHVSASEPAAQAAVDQTPAQATPATNSAASAASNGKADAHVPLVVIGSGPGGYTAAFRAADLGMDVTLIEKYDELGGVCLNVGCIPSKALLHSAAVIAEARAMEQHGIRFGTPEIDIDKLRHFKESVVGKLTGGLASMANSRKVNVINGYAKFTSANTLSIDSKDGPTTLSFDKAIIAAGSRVTVLPMFETDDPRVIDSTGALELKEIPKTMLIIGGGIIGLEMATVYSELGSEVTIVEFMPQIIPGADKDLVAPLLKRLKGQVKEILTKTKVESIRPLKGGISVKFAAADGSEGPEPQLFDSVLVATGRRPNGDLIDADKAGVAVDERGFIAVNNQMQTNVEHIFAIGDIVGQPMLAHKATHEAKVAAEVCAGQKSGFEASVIPSVAYTDPEIAWVGVTETQAKEQGIDYQTGVFPWAASGRAIGNDRTEGKTKLLFDPKTHRVIGGGIVGTNAGDLIAEVALAIEMGSDASDIGLTIHPHPTLSETVAMAAEVYEGTITDLYIPKKK; from the coding sequence ATGACGAATACTATCGAAATTAAAGTACCAGACCTAGGCGGCGCAGCGGATGTTGAGGTAATCGAAATACTGGTTGCCGATGGCGACACAGTCGAAATCGAAGACTCACTGATTACCGTCGAGAGCGATAAGGCATCGATGGATGTTCCCGCGTCGGCTGCTGGAAAAATCATCTCCGTTAAAGTCGCCGTTGGTGATCGAGTCAATGAAGGTGACGTGATCGCCTCTGTAGAGTCCTCAGACGCTCCGGTCGAGGAGCACGTTAGCGCCTCTGAACCAGCAGCTCAAGCAGCGGTAGATCAAACACCAGCACAAGCGACTCCTGCGACTAACTCAGCGGCCAGTGCTGCTTCAAACGGCAAAGCTGATGCGCATGTACCATTAGTCGTTATAGGCTCAGGCCCCGGCGGTTATACTGCGGCGTTCAGAGCCGCAGACCTCGGCATGGACGTCACACTTATTGAAAAATATGATGAGCTTGGCGGCGTCTGCCTAAATGTGGGTTGCATACCATCTAAGGCCCTATTGCACTCAGCTGCGGTCATCGCCGAAGCACGCGCGATGGAACAACACGGCATTCGCTTTGGCACACCGGAAATCGATATCGACAAATTGCGGCACTTCAAAGAGTCCGTGGTTGGCAAGTTAACCGGTGGCTTGGCAAGTATGGCGAACTCGCGCAAGGTTAATGTGATAAACGGGTATGCTAAGTTTACCTCTGCCAACACCTTAAGCATCGACAGCAAAGACGGCCCAACGACCTTGTCATTCGACAAAGCTATTATCGCTGCAGGATCACGCGTTACGGTTCTTCCCATGTTCGAAACCGATGACCCTCGAGTTATCGATTCAACTGGCGCTTTGGAGCTCAAAGAGATACCAAAAACCATGTTGATCATTGGTGGTGGAATCATCGGGCTAGAAATGGCGACGGTTTATAGCGAGCTAGGATCAGAAGTCACTATTGTTGAGTTTATGCCACAGATCATTCCTGGCGCTGACAAAGATTTAGTGGCGCCGCTACTGAAACGGCTTAAGGGTCAAGTCAAAGAAATTCTGACCAAAACTAAAGTTGAGAGCATTCGGCCGTTAAAAGGTGGTATTAGCGTCAAATTTGCTGCTGCTGATGGATCCGAAGGCCCTGAACCGCAATTATTTGATTCTGTGTTAGTTGCCACCGGCCGGCGCCCTAACGGCGATTTGATAGATGCGGATAAAGCCGGCGTGGCAGTTGATGAACGCGGTTTTATTGCCGTCAACAATCAGATGCAAACTAATGTAGAGCATATTTTCGCAATTGGCGACATTGTCGGACAACCAATGCTAGCGCACAAAGCGACGCACGAAGCCAAGGTGGCGGCTGAGGTTTGCGCTGGCCAGAAGAGCGGCTTCGAAGCGTCTGTCATCCCTTCCGTAGCCTATACAGATCCTGAAATCGCGTGGGTCGGCGTAACGGAAACACAAGCAAAAGAACAAGGAATTGACTACCAAACAGGCGTATTCCCATGGGCCGCATCCGGACGCGCAATCGGCAATGACAGAACCGAAGGAAAAACTAAATTACTGTTTGATCCGAAAACACATCGCGTTATTGGCGGCGGCATCGTCGGTACAAATGCCGGCGACTTGATAGCTGAAGTGGCTTTGGCAATTGAGATGGGGTCAGACGCCAGCGATATCGGCCTCACTATTCATCCTCATCCGACGTTGTCAGAAACCGTAGCCATGGCCGCTGAAGTGTATGAAGGAACTATCACCGACTTGTATATACCGAAAAAGAAATGA
- the aceF gene encoding dihydrolipoyllysine-residue acetyltransferase has protein sequence MSKSANIEISVPDIGTDSAKVIEILVSVGDTIAVEDPIITLESDKASMDVPSTHAGVVKAISVTVDQDIAEGTVILELTPASNEDQTADASTKSQAPQAAKPAAAPQKVDDQQQNSSTGSQLEEVRIPDIGGDSAKVIEILVEVGQSVEIEDPLVTLESDKASMDVPSSSAGTIESIEVKIDDEVGEGTLVVTVKSSATQSANTAQPSAPAARTESTSEAASTPAKTTDAPAAKPTQEQQGAPAAPSGQSYASPSIRRFARELGVELSKVSGTGRKQRVTHDDVKAHVKSAMTSQAKPAATSGSGIPPIPAQDFSKFGEIELQPLNKIKRLTAANLHRSWVNVPHVTHNDESDISDLESFRKQLNSEYQKQGKDIKLSPLAFIVKAVVNAMQAYPQFNSSLEPGGENLILKKYFNIGIAVETPNGLVVPVLKDADKKSVAEIAREMSELAAKARDKKLTMSDMSGACFTISSLGGIGGTGFTPIVNAPEVAILGVSRTKIQPVWNGEEFKPGMILPLSLSYDHRVIDGAEAARFARHIAAVLEDVRRLTV, from the coding sequence ATGTCCAAAAGTGCAAACATTGAAATTTCCGTTCCCGACATCGGCACCGATAGTGCCAAAGTGATTGAAATTCTGGTCAGCGTCGGAGACACCATCGCGGTTGAAGATCCGATCATCACACTGGAAAGCGACAAAGCGAGTATGGATGTACCCAGTACTCATGCAGGTGTCGTCAAGGCCATCTCTGTTACCGTTGACCAAGATATCGCAGAAGGCACAGTGATACTCGAGCTCACACCGGCAAGCAATGAGGATCAAACCGCCGACGCAAGTACTAAAAGCCAAGCACCTCAAGCTGCGAAACCAGCTGCGGCGCCACAGAAAGTCGATGATCAGCAGCAAAACAGCTCAACGGGTAGTCAGCTTGAAGAAGTGCGCATTCCAGATATAGGTGGTGATTCCGCCAAAGTGATCGAAATTTTAGTTGAGGTTGGACAGTCAGTCGAAATCGAAGACCCGTTAGTAACCCTCGAAAGCGACAAAGCCAGCATGGACGTACCAAGCTCAAGCGCTGGAACTATCGAGAGCATTGAAGTGAAGATTGACGACGAGGTCGGCGAAGGCACACTCGTGGTTACGGTAAAATCAAGCGCAACCCAAAGCGCTAATACAGCCCAGCCAAGTGCACCAGCAGCACGCACCGAATCTACTTCTGAGGCTGCCAGCACGCCAGCCAAAACAACCGATGCCCCAGCGGCCAAACCAACACAGGAGCAGCAAGGTGCGCCTGCGGCACCAAGTGGCCAATCCTATGCGTCTCCATCGATTCGACGTTTCGCACGCGAATTAGGTGTCGAGCTCAGCAAGGTCAGCGGCACTGGCCGTAAACAGCGTGTCACTCACGACGACGTTAAGGCGCACGTGAAATCGGCCATGACCAGCCAAGCCAAGCCTGCTGCAACAAGCGGCTCTGGTATTCCACCGATTCCAGCTCAAGACTTTAGCAAATTCGGCGAAATCGAATTGCAACCGTTGAACAAAATTAAACGATTGACTGCTGCAAACCTGCATCGCTCATGGGTCAATGTGCCGCATGTCACTCACAATGATGAATCGGACATTAGTGATTTAGAATCGTTCCGCAAACAGCTTAATTCTGAATACCAAAAGCAAGGTAAAGATATCAAACTGTCGCCACTGGCATTCATCGTTAAAGCGGTAGTCAACGCAATGCAGGCTTACCCACAATTTAACAGTTCACTGGAACCTGGCGGCGAAAACCTAATTCTTAAAAAGTACTTTAATATTGGTATCGCAGTCGAAACTCCGAACGGCTTAGTGGTACCGGTGCTCAAAGACGCTGATAAAAAATCAGTGGCCGAAATCGCACGTGAAATGAGTGAGTTAGCGGCCAAAGCACGCGATAAAAAGCTCACAATGAGTGATATGAGCGGCGCATGTTTCACCATCTCAAGCTTAGGTGGTATTGGCGGCACAGGTTTTACACCAATCGTCAACGCGCCGGAAGTCGCTATTCTTGGCGTATCGAGAACCAAGATTCAACCAGTTTGGAACGGTGAAGAGTTTAAGCCCGGAATGATATTACCCTTAAGCCTATCCTACGACCACCGCGTGATTGATGGCGCCGAAGCGGCACGCTTTGCACGGCATATCGCGGCCGTCTTAGAAGACGTTCGCCGTTTAACTGTATAG